The following proteins come from a genomic window of Myroides odoratus DSM 2801:
- a CDS encoding RNA polymerase sigma factor, which yields MKLIRLYPKKIEDYIEDLRREKRSAQHEVYQLLSGKMLSVCRQYIADVQYAEDVMVSAFMKVFTRMDKYEDKGSFEGWIRRIMVNESISFLRAQRPFAYLEEQIEHQEEHREDDEGDLSLEEIQRLIDQLPAGCKTIFNLYVVEEYKHQEIAAMLQISEGTSKSQLAQARKLLQQQLEHLKNRGLWNGVK from the coding sequence ATGAAATTGATACGACTATACCCCAAAAAAATAGAAGATTACATAGAGGATTTGCGGCGTGAAAAACGGAGCGCACAGCATGAGGTCTATCAATTGTTGTCTGGAAAAATGTTGAGTGTCTGTAGGCAATACATTGCAGATGTTCAGTATGCAGAGGATGTGATGGTAAGTGCCTTTATGAAAGTCTTTACAAGGATGGATAAGTATGAAGATAAAGGGAGCTTCGAAGGATGGATCAGGCGTATCATGGTCAATGAATCCATCTCTTTTTTACGGGCACAACGACCTTTTGCTTATTTAGAGGAACAGATTGAGCATCAAGAAGAACATAGAGAGGATGATGAGGGGGATCTTTCTTTGGAAGAAATACAACGTTTAATTGATCAATTGCCAGCGGGATGCAAAACGATATTTAATCTCTATGTCGTAGAAGAATATAAGCATCAAGAAATCGCAGCGATGCTTCAAATTAGCGAAGGAACTTCAAAATCACAACTTGCACAAGCACGCAAGTTATTACAACAACAATTAGAGCATTTAAAAAATCGAGGGTTATGGAATGGAGTAAAATAG
- a CDS encoding polyprenyl synthetase family protein: MNIVQQIQEPIKVEMELFEKKFHKSMATKVALLNRITYYIVNRKGKQMRPMFVFLVAKMVQGEVNERTYRGASVIELIHTATLVHDDVVDDSNKRRGFFSLNALWKNKIAVLVGDYLLSKGLLLSIDNGDFDLLRIISVAVREMSEGELLQIEKARRLDITEDVYYEIIRQKTATLIAACCALGAASVEPDNVDLIERMRKFGEVIGMAFQIKDDLFDYTDGPIGKPTGIDIKEQKMTLPLIYALNTATKEKRKWLINSVKNHNEDKRRVKEVIDYVKEAGGLSYATEKMIAYQQEALHLVEDFPHSPFKEALITMVNYVIERKK; this comes from the coding sequence ATGAATATTGTACAGCAAATACAGGAACCAATTAAGGTTGAAATGGAACTCTTTGAAAAGAAGTTTCATAAATCCATGGCAACAAAAGTTGCTTTATTAAATAGAATCACCTACTACATTGTAAACCGAAAAGGAAAACAAATGCGACCGATGTTTGTTTTTCTCGTTGCGAAAATGGTGCAGGGTGAAGTAAATGAACGTACCTATAGAGGAGCCTCTGTGATTGAATTAATCCATACAGCAACGTTGGTGCATGATGATGTGGTTGATGATAGTAACAAACGCCGAGGGTTCTTTTCTTTAAATGCGCTGTGGAAAAATAAAATTGCCGTTTTAGTTGGTGATTATTTACTTTCCAAAGGACTTTTACTGTCCATTGACAATGGTGATTTTGATTTATTGCGCATCATTTCGGTTGCTGTACGCGAAATGAGCGAAGGTGAATTACTCCAAATTGAAAAAGCACGTCGATTAGATATTACAGAAGATGTTTATTACGAAATTATTCGCCAAAAAACAGCGACGCTCATTGCGGCATGTTGTGCTTTAGGTGCAGCTTCTGTTGAACCAGATAATGTTGACCTCATTGAGCGAATGCGTAAATTTGGAGAAGTTATCGGAATGGCATTCCAAATCAAAGATGATTTATTTGATTATACGGATGGACCTATTGGAAAACCAACCGGTATTGACATCAAAGAGCAAAAAATGACGTTGCCTTTAATTTATGCACTGAATACCGCAACCAAAGAAAAGCGCAAATGGCTGATTAATTCAGTAAAAAATCACAACGAAGATAAACGCAGGGTAAAAGAAGTCATTGATTATGTCAAAGAAGCAGGTGGACTATCCTATGCGACGGAGAAAATGATCGCTTATCAACAAGAAGCCTTGCACTTAGTTGAAGATTTTCCACATTCACCTTTCAAAGAAGCTTTGATCACTATGGTGAATTACGTAATTGAACGAAAAAAATAA
- a CDS encoding peptidase associated/transthyretin-like domain-containing protein has translation MSSTIQVYTVFLVFLVGLFGLQAQTKILKGTVMDSQSRIGIEGVTVSTAEGNDFTITNREGDFLLSIDEQVESVWFNHMNYAIKEVSTKAAMLIELDLISKELEEIVVLDRSFSAVFEPALERATKVVEKGDLYQTYVRAFNIVNNDLSNVADGLIDFYIENPNKNPQIDVKQNRVLISDADVSNEEDLAEMLNVMNTEGVSQSIVNKMRIKELQKILKSEKNYEYTVKKQKGIQGEDTFVIAFHPKENLRGWQYYEGYMIFTADQQYLMAYRYGLSERYRKNRAELPMIFAKMIFNVLDFHVIYRKHLEDYHLSYIGINTNLDIQSKLLGNNNIDISEELVVDAVIKHANPPTRAKKTMDLFKSQSNYQTEFWKNRNIRLLTTKEEEALKALREVTSIK, from the coding sequence ATGAGTAGCACAATACAAGTTTATACCGTTTTTCTTGTTTTCCTAGTAGGATTATTTGGACTACAAGCACAAACCAAAATATTGAAGGGAACCGTAATGGATAGCCAATCTAGAATCGGAATTGAAGGCGTTACGGTCAGTACTGCTGAGGGAAACGATTTTACGATTACCAATAGAGAAGGCGATTTTCTACTTTCAATTGATGAGCAGGTTGAATCCGTTTGGTTTAATCATATGAACTATGCGATAAAAGAGGTAAGCACTAAAGCAGCCATGTTGATTGAATTAGATTTAATTAGTAAAGAACTAGAAGAAATTGTTGTTTTAGATAGATCCTTTTCAGCAGTTTTTGAGCCTGCATTAGAAAGAGCGACAAAAGTTGTTGAAAAAGGAGATTTGTATCAAACCTACGTAAGAGCATTTAATATAGTCAATAATGATTTAAGTAATGTGGCAGATGGTCTTATTGATTTTTATATTGAAAACCCCAATAAGAATCCTCAAATTGATGTAAAACAAAATAGGGTGCTTATTTCTGATGCTGATGTAAGCAATGAAGAAGATTTAGCTGAGATGTTAAATGTTATGAATACGGAGGGAGTATCTCAGTCTATTGTGAATAAAATGAGAATAAAAGAACTTCAAAAAATTCTGAAAAGCGAAAAGAATTACGAATATACTGTGAAAAAGCAAAAGGGAATTCAAGGAGAAGATACCTTTGTCATTGCGTTTCATCCCAAAGAAAATTTAAGAGGTTGGCAATATTATGAAGGATATATGATATTTACTGCCGATCAGCAATATCTAATGGCTTATCGTTATGGCTTATCGGAACGTTATAGAAAAAATAGAGCAGAACTTCCTATGATTTTTGCTAAGATGATTTTCAATGTTCTAGATTTTCATGTAATATATCGCAAACATTTGGAGGACTATCATTTATCTTATATAGGAATTAATACTAATTTGGATATACAAAGTAAATTACTTGGAAATAATAACATCGATATTTCAGAAGAGCTTGTTGTAGATGCTGTCATAAAGCATGCAAACCCTCCCACCAGAGCAAAAAAGACCATGGATCTTTTTAAAAGTCAGAGTAATTATCAAACAGAATTTTGGAAAAATAGAAATATTCGATTACTTACAACAAAAGAGGAAGAAGCTTTAAAAGCACTTAGAGAAGTAACTTCAATCAAATAA